Proteins encoded by one window of Cannabis sativa cultivar Pink pepper isolate KNU-18-1 chromosome 4, ASM2916894v1, whole genome shotgun sequence:
- the LOC133036908 gene encoding protein FAR1-RELATED SEQUENCE 9-like, with protein sequence MTVSKLRHNETANDFKSRCTRPPPPNPTCLTTYYNQCVEFYTRTMYHKVAGQLDLENNYFVISREQEGEWQIFTIGKFQHPDVQYRVHYCEGRRALHCSCLLYESQGYPCRHLWATMKRLNMRRIPNSLLMKRWSESAKTNLHLHFYPPAQPQQHIYEMARFGSLSSLTYNFTFYAAKSEDSYNRAKEEIERLTLMFKEEFDFNSNPEGETPQPGRYRSNPNIIKDPEVMRTKGTGNTREGPNGEQIPRNSRHCRICRSSDHDYRRCPNRQHNTGSQGQQPPNNQPTPDSFNDHSNEYFPEPPSSTQASYYGHSYN encoded by the coding sequence ATGACAGTCTCAAAACTCAGACACAACGAGACTGCAAATGACTTCAAAAGCAGATGCACTCGACCTCCCCCACCTAATCCTACATGCTTGACCACTTACTACAACCAATGTGTTGAATTCTACACAAGAACTATGTACCACAAGGTTGCTGGGCAGCTTGATTTAGAGAATAATTATTTTGTCATAAGTCGGGAGCAAGAAGGAGAGTGGCAGATATTCACCATTGGAAAGTTTCAGCATCCGGACGTCCAATACCGAGTTCATTACTGTGAAGGCCGACGAGCACTACATTGTAGTTGCTTGCTCTATGAAAGTCAGGGGTACCCTTGTAGACATTTATGGGCTACAATGAAAAGATTAAACATGAGAAGAATACCTAATTCTCTTCTCATGAAGCGATGGAGCGAATCCGCAAAGAcaaatctccacctacatttTTACCCGCCAGCACAACCACAACAGCACATTTACGAGATGGCTAGGTTTGGATCTCTCAGTTCACTAACTTATAACTTCACTTTCTATGCAGCAAAATCAGAGGATTCATACAACCGTGCAAAGGAAGAGATTGAACGGCTAACTCTAATGTTCAAGGAAGAATTTGACTTCAATTCCAATCCGGAAGGAGAGACGCCACAACCTGGAAGATATCGTAGCAACCCCAACATTATTAAAGACCCCGAAGTTATGAGAACAAAGGGTACGGGAAATACAAGGGAAGGACCAAACGGGGAGCAGATCCCAAGAAATTCGAGACATTGTCGCATTTGTCGCTCATCAGACCATGATTATCGACGGTGCCCAAATCGTCAACATAACACTGGATCTCAGGGGCAACAACCTCCAAACAATCAACCAACACCTGACTCATTCAATGACCACTCCAACGAGTATTTCCCGGAACCGCCTTCCTCCACACAAGCGTCTTACTATGGTCATTCTTATAACTAG